The following nucleotide sequence is from Melioribacteraceae bacterium.
CTGAACTTGCTAAAGGTATTGGAAAAGGAATAAGAGAATTAAAAACCTCGATGAAAGAAGTACATGACGATATCGATATTGAAAAGGAATTGAAAAGTTAAAAAGTGTTCGTCATTCACAAATGTTTTAGCGGGAATTTAGAAGTTAATAATTAGAATAATTTTTAAGGGAATAACTCGTTAATAAATAATTAGTAGAAAATAAATTTTATCTCCGAGCTGAAGATCTAAGGGAAGCATTCCTAAGATTAAAAGCCGTAAGGGTGTAATGAGAAATCATGACACCTCCCGAGTCCCAATAATAAGGGATGAATTGGAAAGGAGAAAGAGGAAATATTAGCTGGTCAATTTGATCAGTAATCTATTTAAACCTCATCTCCGGATGAGGTTTTTTGTTTTAAAC
It contains:
- the tatA gene encoding twin-arginine translocase TatA/TatE family subunit, which encodes MFGSFGATEILIIVFALLLLFGGKKLPELAKGIGKGIRELKTSMKEVHDDIDIEKELKS